The Equus quagga isolate Etosha38 chromosome 2, UCLA_HA_Equagga_1.0, whole genome shotgun sequence genome has a window encoding:
- the GGPS1 gene encoding geranylgeranyl pyrophosphate synthase isoform X1: MEKTQETVQRILLEPYEYLLQLPGKQVRTKLSQAFNHWLKVPEDKLQIIIEVTEMLHNASLLIDDIEDNSKLRRGFPVAHSIYGIPSVINSANYVYFLGLEKVLTLDHPDAVKLFTRQLLELHQGQGLDIYWRDNYTCPTEEEYKAMVLQKTGGLFGLAVGLMQLFSDYKEDLKPLLNTLGLFFQIRDDYANLHSKEYSENKSFCEDLTEGKFSFPTIHAIWSRPESTQVQNILRQRTENIDIKKYCVHYLENVGSFDYTRNTLKELESKAYKQIDARGGNPELVALIKHLSKMFKEEN; encoded by the exons atggagaaaactCAAGAAACGGTCCAAAGAATTCTTCTAGAACCCTACGAGTACTTACTTCAGTTACCAG GTAAACAAGTGAGAACCAAACTTTCACAGGCATTTAATCATTGGCTAAAAGTTCCAGAAGACAAGCTACAG ATTATCATTGAAGTGACAGAAATGTTACATAATGCCAGTTTACTCATCGATGATATTGAAGACAACTCAAAACTCCGACGTGGCTTTCCAGTGGCACACAGCATCTATGGAATTCCATCTGTCATCAATTCTGCCAATTACGTATATTTTCTTGGCCTAGAGAAAGTCTTAACCCTTGATCACCCGGATGCAGTAAAGCTTTTCACCCGCCAGCTTTTGGAACTCCATCAGGGCCAAGGCCTAGATATTTATTGGAGGGATAATTACACCTGTCCCACTGAAGAAGAATATAAAGCTATGGTGCTGCAAAAGACAGGTGGACTGTTTGGATTAGCAGTGGGTCTCATGCAGTTGTTCTCTGATTACAAAGAAGATTTAAAGCCACTGCTTAATACACTTGGTCTCTTTTTTCAAATTAGGGATGATTACGCTAATCTACACTCCAAAGAATATAGCGAAAACAAAAGCTTTTGTGAAGATTTAACAGAGGGAAAGTTCTCATTTCCTACTATTCATGCTATTTGGTCAAGGCCTGAAAGCACCCAGGTGCAGAATATCTTGCGCCAGAGAACCGAAAacatagatattaaaaaatactgtgtACATTATCTCGAGAACGTAGGTTCTTTTGACTACACTCGGAATACTCTTAAAGAGCTTGAATCTAAAGCCTATAAACAAATTGATGCACGTGGTGGGAACCCTGAGCTAGTAGCTCTAATAAAGCACTTAagtaaaatgttcaaagaagagaATTAA
- the GGPS1 gene encoding geranylgeranyl pyrophosphate synthase isoform X2, with protein MSMPQKDGGKTDMEKAKGKQVRTKLSQAFNHWLKVPEDKLQIIIEVTEMLHNASLLIDDIEDNSKLRRGFPVAHSIYGIPSVINSANYVYFLGLEKVLTLDHPDAVKLFTRQLLELHQGQGLDIYWRDNYTCPTEEEYKAMVLQKTGGLFGLAVGLMQLFSDYKEDLKPLLNTLGLFFQIRDDYANLHSKEYSENKSFCEDLTEGKFSFPTIHAIWSRPESTQVQNILRQRTENIDIKKYCVHYLENVGSFDYTRNTLKELESKAYKQIDARGGNPELVALIKHLSKMFKEEN; from the exons ATGTCAATGCCTCAAAAGGATGGAGGGAAGACAGACATGGAGAAGGCAAAAG GTAAACAAGTGAGAACCAAACTTTCACAGGCATTTAATCATTGGCTAAAAGTTCCAGAAGACAAGCTACAG ATTATCATTGAAGTGACAGAAATGTTACATAATGCCAGTTTACTCATCGATGATATTGAAGACAACTCAAAACTCCGACGTGGCTTTCCAGTGGCACACAGCATCTATGGAATTCCATCTGTCATCAATTCTGCCAATTACGTATATTTTCTTGGCCTAGAGAAAGTCTTAACCCTTGATCACCCGGATGCAGTAAAGCTTTTCACCCGCCAGCTTTTGGAACTCCATCAGGGCCAAGGCCTAGATATTTATTGGAGGGATAATTACACCTGTCCCACTGAAGAAGAATATAAAGCTATGGTGCTGCAAAAGACAGGTGGACTGTTTGGATTAGCAGTGGGTCTCATGCAGTTGTTCTCTGATTACAAAGAAGATTTAAAGCCACTGCTTAATACACTTGGTCTCTTTTTTCAAATTAGGGATGATTACGCTAATCTACACTCCAAAGAATATAGCGAAAACAAAAGCTTTTGTGAAGATTTAACAGAGGGAAAGTTCTCATTTCCTACTATTCATGCTATTTGGTCAAGGCCTGAAAGCACCCAGGTGCAGAATATCTTGCGCCAGAGAACCGAAAacatagatattaaaaaatactgtgtACATTATCTCGAGAACGTAGGTTCTTTTGACTACACTCGGAATACTCTTAAAGAGCTTGAATCTAAAGCCTATAAACAAATTGATGCACGTGGTGGGAACCCTGAGCTAGTAGCTCTAATAAAGCACTTAagtaaaatgttcaaagaagagaATTAA